Proteins from a genomic interval of Clostridium cochlearium:
- a CDS encoding AAA family ATPase, giving the protein MERFKLDKIKYEIDFNDIDFKEEDSIAEYYETYNQIKKSLSIDKEGYNLYLIDDFSKEKLKNIIKFIKKEFKNVDLQDICYVIKEDIKNPVPIALSRGKGNIFEEILEDIKDEYWSLASEFYNSSKNNKKEQLLQEIDDMKSDLLSKIIETSKEKGFNIKLAKSGIVFEPLKENEEPMTEKEFELLSKEKREEILVNISILKKEAEFLLETLNNKAEELLESIKNIFKEHLKENMKDTKIYYNKLLNEEVQAIQYLNYVCKNIEEDLVENYSEDYDFDEENTAEIIYKYGANIILDNKDTEDMPCIYEEDPNLENLLGNIEYESKNGSYVTDINMIKAGSMVKANGGCLILRANKLLSNAACYYHFKKAIMTGKVDMNYSKGYLEVLALSGMKPEPVEIKEKVILIGDFQTYDILYNYDEDFRKIFKIRGEYDPIVNINKRTKSSLIRNIDNICKVNNLKPVKEGGIFEIAKALSRKAEDRRRFYFKLEELERILVMANNRALGENKDFIDGEEVISEFYREDTLENKIIEEFRDGKIYINLKGNAIGEINGLTVLDSGYLSFGKPVKITCNCYNGNGNIIDVQKDSHLSGKIHSKAINILKGYINEVFGKYSGLPVDFHISFEQVYGEIDGDSASVAEVISIISALSKFGIKRNIAVTGSINQKGEVQPIGGVNEKIEGFFNICKNLGDVKGKGVVIPYSNRDNLVLNREVEKEVEKGNFNIYLMKTVEDAIEILMCNEKTSPKDVFQEAFRELKKYELLGNNRKPYKD; this is encoded by the coding sequence GTGGAGAGATTTAAATTAGATAAAATTAAATATGAAATAGATTTTAATGATATAGATTTCAAGGAAGAGGATTCCATAGCTGAATACTATGAAACATATAATCAAATTAAAAAGTCCTTATCCATAGATAAAGAAGGATATAATTTATATTTAATAGATGATTTTTCTAAGGAAAAGTTAAAAAATATTATAAAATTTATAAAGAAAGAATTTAAAAATGTAGATCTACAGGATATTTGCTATGTTATAAAAGAAGATATAAAAAATCCTGTGCCTATAGCATTATCTAGAGGAAAAGGAAATATTTTTGAAGAAATTCTAGAAGATATTAAAGATGAATATTGGAGTTTAGCTAGTGAATTTTATAATTCATCTAAAAATAATAAAAAAGAACAGCTTTTACAAGAAATAGATGATATGAAAAGTGATTTGCTAAGTAAAATTATTGAAACATCTAAGGAAAAAGGATTTAATATAAAGCTTGCAAAATCAGGAATTGTATTTGAACCTTTAAAGGAAAATGAAGAGCCAATGACAGAAAAAGAATTTGAACTTTTATCTAAAGAAAAGAGAGAGGAAATATTAGTCAATATATCTATATTAAAAAAAGAAGCAGAATTCTTATTGGAAACTTTAAATAATAAAGCAGAAGAACTTTTAGAAAGTATAAAAAATATATTTAAAGAACATTTAAAAGAAAATATGAAAGATACAAAAATTTACTATAATAAATTATTAAATGAAGAAGTACAGGCTATCCAATATTTAAACTATGTTTGTAAAAATATAGAGGAGGATTTAGTAGAAAATTATTCTGAGGATTATGATTTTGATGAAGAGAATACAGCAGAAATTATATATAAATACGGAGCAAATATAATATTAGATAATAAAGATACTGAAGATATGCCATGTATTTATGAAGAAGATCCTAATTTAGAAAATCTTTTAGGAAATATTGAATATGAAAGCAAAAATGGAAGTTATGTAACAGATATAAATATGATTAAAGCAGGATCTATGGTAAAAGCTAATGGAGGATGCCTTATATTACGAGCAAATAAACTGCTATCTAATGCAGCTTGCTATTATCATTTTAAAAAGGCTATTATGACTGGCAAGGTGGATATGAATTATAGTAAGGGGTACTTAGAAGTATTAGCTTTAAGTGGTATGAAACCAGAACCAGTAGAAATTAAAGAAAAGGTAATTTTAATAGGTGATTTTCAAACCTACGATATACTTTATAATTATGATGAGGATTTTAGAAAAATATTTAAAATAAGAGGAGAATATGATCCTATTGTAAATATTAATAAAAGAACTAAATCTTCTTTAATAAGGAATATAGATAATATTTGTAAAGTAAATAATTTAAAGCCTGTAAAAGAAGGTGGTATTTTTGAAATAGCTAAAGCTCTTTCTAGAAAGGCTGAAGATAGGAGAAGATTTTATTTTAAGTTAGAGGAATTAGAGAGAATTTTAGTAATGGCAAATAATAGAGCTTTAGGAGAAAATAAAGACTTTATAGACGGAGAAGAGGTTATCTCAGAATTTTATAGGGAGGATACATTAGAAAATAAAATAATTGAAGAATTTAGAGATGGCAAAATCTATATAAATTTAAAAGGAAATGCCATAGGAGAAATAAATGGTCTTACAGTTTTAGATTCAGGATATTTAAGTTTTGGAAAGCCTGTTAAAATAACTTGTAATTGTTATAATGGCAACGGCAATATTATAGATGTACAAAAGGATAGTCATTTAAGCGGAAAAATTCATAGCAAAGCTATTAATATACTAAAAGGATATATTAATGAAGTTTTTGGAAAGTATTCAGGATTACCTGTGGATTTTCATATAAGCTTTGAACAGGTTTACGGGGAAATAGATGGAGATAGTGCTTCTGTAGCAGAGGTAATATCTATAATATCTGCTTTAAGTAAATTTGGCATAAAAAGAAACATTGCAGTAACAGGTTCTATAAATCAAAAAGGCGAAGTTCAACCTATAGGTGGAGTAAATGAAAAAATAGAAGGCTTTTTTAATATTTGTAAGAACTTAGGAGATGTAAAAGGTAAAGGAGTAGTGATTCCATATTCTAATAGAGATAATTTAGTATTAAATAGAGAAGTAGAAAAAGAAGTGGAAAAAGGCAATTTTAATATATATCTTATGAAAACAGTAGAAGATGCAATTGAAATTTTAATGTGTAATGAGAAAACTTCTCCTAAAGATGTATTTCAAGAAGCTTTTAGGGAATTAAAAAAATACGAATTGTTAGGAAATAACAGAAAACCATATAAAGATTAG
- a CDS encoding putative manganese-dependent inorganic diphosphatase: protein MKDIIYISGHRNPDTDSICSAIAYAEFKNKTGGTPAIPIRLGQINRETKFVLDYFNVEEPEFIETIKAQIQDLNIDKVAPISPDISLKMAWSIMKKNNLKTLPVVGNNDKLIGLASLSNITSTYMDIWNNNILSKSNTTLNNIIETLSAKCIYGDITSNNFTGKIVVAAMQPESACDLIEEGDIVICGDREDTQDLILDLKASLMIITGKHEVSKKIIDKAKKVNCAIITTPYDTFTASRLLPQSVPVDYVMTKDNLVVFHHDDLVDEIRDIMLETRYRSYPVVDNNKKVLGSISRYHLISKNKKKVILVDHNERSQSVPGLQDAQLIEIIDHHRIADIQTGSPIYFRNEPVGCTATIIASIYFENGIRPSKQMAGLLCAAIISDTLLLKSPTSTNTDKYMLKRLSEIADLDVESFAEEMFKEGTSLKDKSIEEIFNQDFKTFNINSLTVGVGQINTMDTEGFNSLKDDMLSYMENKASDEKFDLLILMVTDLLKDGSQLIAAGKEKHLVTKAFGKELKDNAVYLPNVMSRKKQVIPPLSTAASDI, encoded by the coding sequence TTGAAGGATATAATTTATATTTCTGGTCACAGAAACCCAGATACGGATTCTATATGTTCTGCCATAGCCTATGCAGAATTTAAAAATAAAACAGGAGGAACTCCTGCTATTCCTATAAGACTTGGTCAGATAAATAGAGAAACAAAATTTGTATTGGATTATTTTAATGTAGAGGAACCTGAATTTATAGAAACTATAAAGGCTCAAATACAGGATTTAAACATAGACAAGGTAGCACCTATATCACCAGATATTTCACTTAAAATGGCCTGGTCTATTATGAAGAAAAACAATCTAAAAACCCTACCTGTTGTAGGAAACAATGATAAATTAATAGGACTTGCTTCTCTTTCTAACATTACCTCTACATATATGGATATATGGAATAACAATATTTTATCTAAAAGCAATACTACATTAAATAATATAATAGAAACCCTTTCAGCTAAATGCATTTATGGAGATATTACATCAAATAATTTTACGGGTAAAATAGTAGTAGCAGCTATGCAACCTGAAAGTGCTTGTGACTTAATAGAAGAAGGGGACATTGTAATATGTGGAGATAGAGAAGATACTCAGGATTTAATATTGGATTTAAAGGCATCTTTAATGATAATAACAGGAAAACATGAAGTATCTAAAAAAATAATAGATAAGGCTAAGAAAGTTAATTGTGCCATAATAACTACACCTTATGATACCTTTACAGCCTCTAGACTACTTCCTCAAAGTGTTCCCGTAGATTATGTAATGACAAAGGATAATTTAGTAGTATTTCATCACGATGATTTGGTAGATGAAATTAGAGATATAATGCTTGAAACAAGATATAGGAGTTATCCTGTAGTAGATAATAATAAAAAGGTTTTAGGAAGTATATCAAGATATCATTTAATATCTAAAAATAAAAAGAAAGTTATTTTAGTAGATCATAATGAAAGAAGTCAATCTGTACCAGGACTTCAAGATGCTCAATTAATAGAAATAATAGATCACCATAGAATTGCAGATATACAAACAGGTTCTCCTATCTACTTTAGAAATGAACCTGTAGGTTGTACTGCTACTATAATAGCATCTATTTACTTTGAAAATGGTATAAGACCATCAAAACAAATGGCAGGATTATTATGTGCTGCTATAATATCAGATACTCTTTTACTTAAATCACCTACATCTACAAACACAGATAAATATATGTTAAAAAGACTTTCAGAAATTGCAGATTTAGATGTAGAAAGCTTTGCAGAAGAAATGTTTAAAGAGGGAACTTCCCTAAAAGATAAAAGCATAGAAGAGATATTTAACCAAGATTTTAAAACCTTTAACATAAACTCTCTAACTGTAGGAGTTGGGCAAATAAATACCATGGACACAGAAGGTTTTAATTCCTTAAAAGATGATATGTTATCTTACATGGAAAATAAAGCCTCTGACGAAAAATTTGATTTGCTTATTTTAATGGTTACAGATTTATTAAAGGATGGTTCTCAACTTATAGCTGCAGGAAAAGAAAAGCATTTAGTAACTAAAGCTTTCGGAAAAGAATTAAAGGATAATGCTGTGTATTTACCTAATGTTATGTCTAGAAAAAAACAAGTTATTCCACCTTTATCTACTGCAGCTTCTGATATATAA
- a CDS encoding calcium-translocating P-type ATPase, PMCA-type, with the protein MVSKKEVLQLGLSTREAEIRLKKYGLNTLKEKEKISPVKIFLEQFNDVIIWVLIVATVLSGLMGEKADAITIFVIIVINGTLGFIQEYKTEKSLESLKNMAAPTAKVMRDGKIKVINAMELVIGDVILIESGDRVPADSIILDNYSLMLDESLLTGESVGVNKSGNGKNKDIYMGTIVLKGKAMAKIIATGMNTEMGKIAGMLDNIEKDKSPLKEKLNSLGKVLVVICLIICIVVTVVGIMRGNNKYEMLLLGVSLAVAAIPEGLPAIVTVSLALGVFRMLKKNALVRRLPAVETLGCTSIICSDKTGTLTENKMKVKEVFYNNVLKALGEEKIIKDEIFRKIITYCNDCNLDFSQKDINKGVFGDPTEVALIRACFKNTKELKSILDKGKKIYEEPFDSNRKIMSVVVKEGGKNTLYIKGAPERIIERCKYINISGKIEPLKESHKKDILKAVESMSLKALRCIAVGYKPIEGANFRGNNLEKDIIFVGIAGMIDPPRKEVEDAVYKCRMAGIMPVMITGDHKNTAYAIGKELGIANSYEQVITGEELDKLSDRKLEKLIEHIKIFARVSPNHKLRIVKTFKKGNRVVAMTGDGVNDAPAVKEADIGISMGMTGTDVTKEASSMILLDDNFKTIVDAVEEGRVIYDNIRKFIRYLLSCNLGEVLTVFLASIMNLPTPLLPIQILFVNLATDGLPAMALGVDPADIDIMEQKPRGRDESIFSRGLKEKILIRGSLIGICTVLSFYMSYAYNMDLRTCRTIALSTLILSQLIHVFECRSERHSIFEIKYSTNIYLILAVAVSIVMLFCVIYIPFFQKTFHTSSITISQWFIVLFFSGIISFINSIYLLIKNKKR; encoded by the coding sequence TTGGTTAGTAAAAAAGAAGTATTACAATTAGGATTAAGTACAAGGGAGGCTGAGATTCGTCTTAAAAAATATGGACTAAATACTTTAAAGGAGAAGGAAAAAATATCTCCTGTTAAAATTTTTTTGGAACAATTTAATGATGTTATAATTTGGGTTTTAATAGTGGCAACTGTATTATCAGGACTTATGGGGGAAAAGGCAGATGCTATAACTATTTTTGTCATAATAGTTATAAATGGAACTTTAGGATTTATACAAGAATATAAAACAGAAAAGTCTTTAGAATCCCTAAAAAATATGGCTGCACCTACAGCTAAGGTGATGAGAGATGGAAAAATAAAGGTTATAAATGCTATGGAGTTGGTTATTGGAGATGTAATTTTAATAGAAAGTGGAGATAGAGTTCCTGCAGATTCTATTATATTAGATAATTACTCCCTTATGTTAGATGAATCATTGTTAACTGGTGAATCTGTAGGAGTTAATAAAAGTGGCAATGGAAAAAATAAAGATATTTATATGGGAACCATAGTTTTAAAGGGTAAAGCTATGGCAAAAATTATAGCAACTGGTATGAACACTGAAATGGGTAAAATAGCAGGTATGCTTGATAATATAGAAAAAGATAAATCTCCTCTTAAAGAAAAATTAAATTCACTTGGTAAGGTATTGGTTGTAATATGTTTAATTATTTGTATAGTGGTAACTGTTGTTGGTATAATGAGGGGAAATAATAAATATGAGATGTTACTTTTAGGAGTAAGTTTAGCGGTGGCAGCTATTCCAGAAGGATTACCTGCTATTGTAACGGTTTCTTTAGCATTAGGAGTTTTTAGAATGTTAAAGAAAAATGCACTGGTTAGAAGGTTACCAGCTGTAGAAACTTTAGGATGCACATCTATAATATGTAGTGATAAAACTGGAACATTAACAGAAAATAAAATGAAGGTAAAAGAAGTTTTTTATAACAATGTTTTAAAAGCTTTAGGAGAAGAAAAAATCATTAAAGATGAAATTTTTAGAAAAATTATTACATATTGTAATGATTGTAATCTGGATTTTAGTCAGAAGGATATAAATAAGGGAGTATTTGGAGATCCTACAGAAGTTGCTTTAATAAGAGCTTGTTTTAAGAACACAAAAGAATTAAAGTCCATATTAGATAAAGGTAAGAAAATATATGAAGAGCCCTTTGATTCTAATAGAAAGATTATGTCTGTAGTGGTAAAGGAAGGTGGAAAAAATACATTATATATAAAAGGAGCACCAGAGAGAATAATAGAAAGATGTAAATACATTAATATTTCGGGAAAAATAGAACCTTTAAAAGAAAGCCATAAAAAAGATATATTAAAAGCAGTTGAAAGTATGTCATTAAAAGCTTTAAGATGTATAGCAGTAGGTTACAAACCTATTGAAGGGGCTAATTTTAGGGGAAATAATTTAGAAAAGGATATTATTTTTGTAGGAATTGCAGGTATGATAGATCCACCTAGAAAGGAAGTAGAGGATGCAGTTTATAAATGTAGAATGGCTGGAATAATGCCTGTTATGATAACTGGAGACCATAAGAATACAGCCTATGCTATAGGAAAAGAATTAGGTATAGCAAACTCCTATGAACAAGTAATAACAGGAGAAGAACTAGATAAACTTAGTGATAGAAAGCTTGAAAAACTAATTGAGCATATAAAAATATTTGCAAGAGTTAGTCCAAATCATAAGTTAAGAATAGTTAAAACTTTTAAAAAAGGAAATAGAGTAGTGGCAATGACTGGAGATGGAGTAAATGATGCGCCAGCAGTTAAAGAAGCGGATATTGGTATATCTATGGGTATGACTGGGACAGATGTTACAAAGGAAGCATCTTCTATGATACTTTTAGATGATAATTTTAAAACTATTGTAGATGCAGTAGAAGAGGGAAGAGTTATATATGATAATATAAGAAAATTTATAAGGTATTTGCTTTCTTGTAATTTAGGTGAGGTTTTAACTGTATTTTTAGCCTCTATAATGAATCTTCCAACACCATTACTTCCTATACAAATTTTATTTGTAAATTTGGCTACAGATGGATTACCTGCTATGGCCTTAGGAGTAGATCCAGCGGATATAGATATTATGGAACAAAAGCCTAGAGGAAGAGATGAGAGTATATTTTCTAGAGGACTAAAGGAAAAGATATTAATAAGGGGAAGTTTAATAGGTATATGTACAGTTCTTTCTTTTTATATGTCTTATGCTTATAATATGGACTTAAGAACTTGTAGAACCATTGCACTAAGCACCTTAATACTATCTCAATTAATACACGTATTTGAATGCAGATCAGAAAGGCATTCTATATTTGAAATAAAATATTCAACCAATATTTATTTAATATTAGCAGTAGCTGTATCTATAGTAATGCTATTTTGTGTTATATACATTCCATTTTTCCAAAAAACTTTTCACACATCAAGCATAACTATAAGTCAGTGGTTTATAGTACTATTTTTCTCTGGCATAATATCCTTTATAAATAGTATATATCTTTTAATTAAGAACAAAAAAAGATAG
- a CDS encoding DUF6115 domain-containing protein, with protein sequence MHFILLIIGIALIVLNIGIIKEEKTYKKENFNENLNIAHDNMDKNEAEIMKMRKEMGETFYSLQEEIQDLKTYIEKLEDKIEKECYEKPVETVIQNIDTLDEEKVDEPEKVKVSNYNNVKIEEIKKLIDEGKNIEEICETLNMGKGEVLLIKDLYLE encoded by the coding sequence ATGCATTTTATTTTATTAATCATAGGAATAGCACTTATAGTTTTAAATATAGGAATTATAAAAGAGGAAAAAACATATAAAAAAGAGAATTTTAATGAAAACCTAAATATAGCTCATGATAATATGGATAAAAATGAAGCAGAAATTATGAAAATGAGAAAAGAAATGGGAGAAACATTCTATAGTCTTCAAGAAGAAATTCAAGATTTAAAAACATATATAGAAAAATTGGAAGATAAAATTGAAAAAGAGTGTTATGAAAAACCTGTTGAAACTGTTATACAAAATATAGACACCTTAGATGAAGAAAAAGTAGATGAACCTGAAAAAGTAAAGGTTTCAAATTACAACAATGTAAAAATAGAAGAAATAAAAAAATTAATAGATGAGGGAAAAAATATAGAGGAAATATGCGAAACTTTAAATATGGGCAAGGGGGAGGTATTATTAATAAAGGACTTATACCTAGAATAA
- a CDS encoding flagellar basal-body rod protein FlgG yields MIRGLYTAVSGMITEEAKQNVITNNLANVTTPGFKSDNLSVKQFDEVLLYNYDKKRGNKNVRQDLGGLSMGSKIDEVNTYFQQGMIEKTERNTDFAIQGRGFFVIERQGQGGNERLYTRNGHFYVNNRGFLVNDSGDNVIGRNNATGAIEPIRLNTENFTLTKEGNILVNGNTAYTVQVADFQNYGDLRKVGQDAYTGNNPIDSTDYIVKQGNLEKSNVNTVREMIEMMTVMRTFETSQKVIQSIDETLGKAVNELGSVR; encoded by the coding sequence ATGATAAGAGGATTATATACTGCTGTATCTGGTATGATTACTGAAGAGGCAAAACAAAATGTTATAACTAATAATTTAGCTAATGTAACTACACCAGGTTTTAAATCTGACAATTTATCCGTTAAACAATTTGATGAGGTGCTTTTATACAATTATGATAAAAAAAGGGGCAATAAAAATGTAAGACAGGACCTTGGCGGGCTTTCTATGGGAAGTAAAATAGATGAGGTAAATACATATTTTCAACAGGGTATGATAGAAAAAACTGAAAGAAATACAGATTTTGCAATACAAGGAAGAGGTTTTTTTGTAATAGAAAGACAAGGACAAGGTGGGAATGAAAGACTATATACAAGAAATGGGCATTTCTATGTAAATAACAGAGGATTTTTGGTAAATGATAGTGGAGATAATGTAATTGGAAGAAATAATGCTACAGGAGCCATAGAACCTATTAGATTAAATACAGAAAATTTTACTTTAACAAAAGAGGGAAATATATTAGTTAATGGAAATACTGCTTATACAGTGCAAGTAGCAGATTTTCAAAATTATGGTGATTTAAGAAAAGTAGGACAAGATGCCTATACAGGAAATAATCCTATAGATTCCACAGATTATATTGTAAAACAAGGTAATTTAGAAAAATCCAATGTAAATACAGTAAGAGAAATGATCGAAATGATGACAGTTATGAGAACTTTTGAAACCAGTCAAAAGGTTATACAATCTATAGATGAAACCTTAGGAAAAGCTGTAAATGAATTAGGAAGCGTAAGATAA
- a CDS encoding flagellar basal-body rod protein FlgG codes for MLRVLWSGRSAMYAQQEKLDAISNNIANVNTEGYKRQDVSFQDLMYETLDRRGYPVDEQGNKNQINGTGVKTGPWIRDNSQGVLNNTGSSTDFAIDGNGYFKVFRDNKEYYIRAGSFNIDNRGNLVDKNGNILEIDTNIENFIDEDEEYDFDDYYDDDYDYEDDFDEYDEFDEGQRRTPLTKDNFYVEKDGRVYLKNNDKKPRLIGKINVYDAVGENAFISVADNLYTPVEGVNPQAVNSDILQGYVERSNVKMEKEMADMIVSQRAFEFSSRAVRTADEMWGMINNLRSR; via the coding sequence ATGCTTAGAGTGCTTTGGTCTGGAAGAAGTGCCATGTATGCCCAACAGGAAAAATTAGATGCCATATCTAATAATATAGCTAATGTAAATACAGAAGGATACAAAAGACAAGATGTTTCCTTTCAAGATTTAATGTATGAAACACTTGATAGAAGAGGATATCCTGTAGATGAACAGGGAAATAAAAATCAAATAAACGGAACAGGTGTAAAAACTGGTCCATGGATAAGAGATAACAGCCAGGGAGTTCTTAATAATACAGGTTCTAGTACAGACTTTGCCATAGATGGTAATGGATATTTTAAAGTGTTTAGAGATAATAAGGAATACTACATAAGAGCAGGAAGTTTTAACATAGATAACAGAGGAAACTTAGTAGATAAGAATGGAAATATATTAGAAATAGATACAAATATAGAGAATTTCATAGATGAAGACGAAGAATATGATTTTGATGATTATTATGATGATGACTACGATTATGAAGATGATTTTGACGAATACGATGAATTTGATGAAGGCCAAAGAAGAACTCCATTAACTAAAGATAATTTTTATGTAGAAAAAGATGGACGTGTTTATTTAAAAAATAATGATAAAAAACCTAGATTAATAGGTAAAATAAATGTTTATGATGCAGTAGGAGAAAATGCCTTTATTTCTGTAGCAGATAATTTATATACTCCAGTAGAAGGAGTAAATCCACAAGCCGTAAATTCAGACATACTACAAGGATATGTAGAAAGATCCAATGTAAAAATGGAAAAAGAAATGGCAGATATGATAGTATCTCAAAGAGCTTTTGAATTTAGCTCAAGAGCTGTTAGAACAGCAGATGAGATGTGGGGAATGATAAATAATTTAAGATCAAGATAA